A window of Sodalis praecaptivus genomic DNA:
CGCTGCATTTTCGTAAAGAGGTTTACCGTTTACGTCAGGAGTCGGAGGGCTGGTTTTTCGATATCTGGCAGCCTGAGATCATTGAAGACGCCGTCTGCTGGCCGGTGGAGCCGGGCGCGCCGTGGCACGGGTTTCGCGATGCCGACGCCGACCATATGTACCTCGATCCCATCAAGGTCACCATCCTGACGCCGGGAATGGACGAGACCGGAGAGATGGCGTCGGAGGGGATTCCGGCTTCGCTGGTGGCCAAGTTCCTCGATGAGCGCGGCGTGGTGGTGGAGAAAACCGGTCCTTATAATCTGCTGTTTTTGTTTAGTATTGGTATTGATAAAACCAAGGCGATGAGCCTATTGCGCGGGTTGACCGAGTTTAAGCGCGCCTACGATCTTAATCTGCGCGTGCGCAATATGTTGCCGGACCTGTACGCGGAAGATCCTGATTTCTACCGCCACATGCGTATTCAGGACTTGGCGCAGGGTATCCACGGGTTGATCCGCCAGCATCATCTGCCGCAACTGATGCTCAATGCTTTCGCGGTGCTTCCCGAGATGAAAATGACGCCTTACGCCGCGTTCCAGCAGCAGGTGCGCGGTAACGTAGAAACCGTTGAGCTGTCGCAAATGGTTGGCCGCATTTCCGCCAACATGCTGTTGCCGTACCCGCCGGGGGTACCGGTGGTGATGCCCGGCGAGATGATCACCGAAGGCAGCCGCGCGGTGCTGGATTTCCTATTGATGCTGTGCTCAATCGGTCAACATTATCCGGGCTTTGAAACCGACATTCACGGCGCTGAACTGACCGATGATGGCCGCTATTGGGTAAGGGTCCTGAAATAAAGCGCCACCCGGCGGACGGCATGGGCGTACCCGCCCTGTACGAGCCGTAGGAAAATTGGTACAAAGGCGGGGGACGCCGGGCGCGGGCGAAACGGCGGCGGCCGAGTTGCCGCCGGCGGGGCACAGAATGAGGACGGGGATCTTGAAACATGATTAGCCTACAACGGATGCACCATATCGCCATCATCGCCAGCGATTATGCGCGCAGTAAACATTTTTACTGCCAGGTGCTGGGCTTTACGCTTATCGGCGAACATTACCGCGCCGAACGGGACTCTTGGAAAGGGGATCTGGCGCTGCAAGGGGAGTATCTGATTGAGCTGTTCTCCTTTCCCGGCGCGCCGGGGCGGCTCAGCCGGCCGGAAGCCCAGGGGTTGCGCCATTTAGCCTTCAGCGTCGCCGACATCGATGGGGCGATTGCCAGCCTAGAGGCCGACGGCGTGGCCTGCGAGCCGGTGCGGGTTGATGCGCTCACCGGCAAGAAATTCACATTTTTTACCGATCCCGATCGGTTACCGCTGGAGCTGTATGAAGCCTGATGCCGTTGGGCAGGTGCAGGCGCTGCGCCGTCGTGTCGCAGCCCGTGTCGCCCCTTATCGCGCGCTGCTGCTGGCATTCAGCGGCGGGCTCGATTCCACGGTATTGCTGGATGCCCTCACCGCGCTGCGCGACGGTGATGACGCCCTGGATGGCGCAGACGCACCGGCGCTGCGGGCGGTTCATGTTCATCATGGATTAAGCCGCCACGCCGATCGTTGGGCCGCCCATTGCGCGCACGAATGCCGCCGGCGCGACGTCGCGTTTAGCACGGCGCATGTGGTGCTCGACGGGACGCCCGAGGGCCTGGAGGCGGCGGCGCGTAGCGCCCGTTACCAGGCGCTGGCGGCGACGCTGGGGGACGATGAGGTGTTGCTTACCGCCCAACATCAAGACGATCAGGCGGAAACGCTGCTGCTGGCGCTTAAACGCGGTAGCGGTCCGGCCGGCCTGGCGGCGATGGCGGCGGATGCGCCATTTCGCGGTCGCCGCCTGGTGCGGCCCCTGCTGGAGTGCGGCCGGGCGGAGCTGGAGGCGTACGCCCGTGCACGCGGGCTCCGCTGGATTGAGGATGACAGCAATAGCGACCTGCGCTTCGATCGCAATTTTCTACGCCTGCGGATCCTGCCGCCCCTGCGGCAGCGCTGGCCGCAATTTGCCGCCGCCGCGGCGCGCAGCGCGCAGCTTTGCGCCGAGCAGGAGCGGCTTTTGGATGAACTGCTGGCGGAGACGCTAGAGGCGCTTACCCTGCCGGACGGGTCGTTGCGCTTGACGGCGCTAACGGCGATGAGTGATATCCGGCGCGCGGCCGTTTTACGGCGCTGGTTGGCCAGCCGCGGCGTGAGAATGCCCTCACGCCAGCAATTGGCCCGGCTGTGGCAAGAGGTGGCGCTCAGCCGGCGCGATGCGGTGGCACAAATGCAGCTCGACGACCGGCAGGTGCGACGCTTTCGCGACCGTCTGTATGTGCTGCCGCAATTGCCGGCGCTTTCCGATGCTGTGGCGATAGTGCCCTGGCCGCCGCAAAGCGAGAGGCTTAGGTTGCCCGCAGGGCTGGGAATCCTCCATCGACGCCCGGTGGGCTTCAACGGCGTAGCGCAGAGCATCGCTAACGCGTCGCCGATGCCCGACAACGGCCCCGGGCGGCGCCTGGACGTCGATGCCGCGATCGGCGCCGCCGGAGGGGGCGTCGTCAACACCGACGGTGCCGCCAGTGCGGCGCTGCCCGAGGCTGTAGTGCGCGCACCGCGGCCCGACGAACGGGTGTCTGTGCGCTTTGGCCCCGTGCGCGGTCTGCTGTATATTACCGGGCGCCGCCGCGGGCGAACACTAAAAAAAATCTGGCAAGAACTGGCTATTCCGCCGTGGCGACGCGGTAGCACGCCGCTGCTGTTTTATAATGAACAGCTCATCGCGGCGCTGGGGGTATTTGTCACCTGGGAGGGCGCGACGCGGGAATCGGAGGCGCAATGGCATCTGTTTTGGCGGGCGGACAGCACTGACGCAAAAGCTGTCGCGCCAGAAGACGGTGGCCAGGACGGCGTAGGGGCAAACGAGGATAGCGAAAGCGATTAACGGTAAGCGGGCAGCCGTAGCGGCCCGCGCAAGTGAGAGAGAATTACTCTGCGCTGACCACCACGGTGCCCAACTCGGGATGGGTGAAGCTGGCAATGTGATCCAACCGGATGTCCTGGCTGACGCCCGCCTGTTCGATAACCAGATATTCAACGCGCTTTCTCGACAGCATTTCGCGTGCCGCGCCGGTCACTGTTTCCCCATTACGGAGCGTAAGGTTCAATACCCAATGGCGCGTACAGGCAAGCTCAAGATTATCGTAATCATCACAGTTAATGGGCTGATATTCTTCATTCATAGTCATAAGCGCTCACCTACATTTATTGGGCGGTAAATGCCGCCTGTTCCCTGAGGAAGGATACACCACCATTCACCGGTAATCCCGCACATCAATCAACAGTTATTCCTTAAACGACTATAGCACAGAGCCCCCCCATTCCTGGAAGAAAAGGCGGCGGATTCGCGGGCAAACGGTCTGGAAACCGGCGCTGCTGGCCGGCGACCGGCCAAGTCGAGTACACTGCGGTCATAAACCATAAAGGGAAACCACAATGGCGCTGAAAGCTACCATCCACAAAGCCACGGTCAATATTGCCGACATGGACCGTCATTATTATTCTGAAGCCAATCTGGTACTGGCGCAACACCCCTCGGAAACCCCGCAACGCCTGATGTTGCGGCTGCTGGCGTGGCTTTGCCATGCGGACGATCGTCTGGAATTTACCCGCGGGCTTAGCGCGGAAGATGAGCCCGCGCTGTGGTTGCGAAATGACCACGGCGAAGCGCAATGGTGGATCGAACTGGGCTTACCGGACGAAAAGCGCTTACGCAAAGCGTGTCACCAGGCCCGCCAGGTAGTGCTGTACGCCTATAATGCGCGTGCCGCTCGCGTTTGGTGGCAGCAAAACCAACCGCTTTTGTCTACGCATGGGAATTTGTCGGTACGCTTTATCGACGACGGGCAGCTAAACGCGCTGGCGAATCTGGCGCAGCGCAATATGGTGCTACAGGCGACGCTGCAGGAGGGATTAATCTGGCTGTCGAATGCCGACAGTCAGCTGGAGATCGCCTTCGAGCAGTGGCAATAGCGCGCGCACCAGCGCTGGCGCGGCCGCCCGGGGCCTCAAGAGCACCAAAAAGGATTACCGGCGCGCCAGTAAGAATAGTCTGGAAAATACGCCTTTCTCCTCGCCGCGACAAATTAATAGAACTTTTATTGAGTTTGAGTGTAATAAGATCATCGACCACCCTCTCGCTAACCAGAAGATAAAAGGAGAACCGGGTGAAAAGATTGATCTTGTTGCTGGTCATTACGCTCAGCGGCAGCGTGTTGCCCGGCTGCCACATTGCGCCGCCGGCGGATAGGGCCTTTACGCCAATGCAGCAGTATTATCAAGGCACGCTGCCGGGCGAGAACCGCGAGGCCATTGAAACCTCACTTTTCCTCGCGGAAAATGGCACCTTCGTCATGCGACAGCACTTTACCACCGGCACGCGCCTCGGCCGCATGCAGTCAAGCGTAGGCCAATGGGCGCGTACCGCCGACAAATTGACGCTGGTGGAAAACGCGACCGGTAAAAAGCGCTTTTTTCGACCGTCGGGCAATTCGCTGGAAATGTTGGATGATCACGGCGTGATGATCCCCTCCGCCGGCTGCCGTTTTCTACTTCTGCCGCCGCGCGATCGGGTAATGACTTGACGCGGCGCCCCGCGCACGGGCGAACCGCGATAACCGCACGTGTTAAGCCTAAAGCCGCTGCCCTGCGAAGGCATCGCGGTGCGGCTGACTGCCGTCATCTGTCTGCGGCATGCCAGTGCACATCGCGCGGCAAATGACAGCGCTATAGCCTCGCCCGAATATCCCGACGCTCCCAAGCCAATACCCTTCAGCGGTAGCGTTGCGTTAACTTCCCGCGCAGCAGGGGTAGGCACGGGATTATCATTTTATCTTCGTCTATGGATTATCGGCTGCGATTGAGGTATGCCAATCAGCGAAATGATTTTTCCTGGCGTATCGCTATTGTTCTTCAACGAGTTGCCGTAATTTATTTCGCCACCCTTAAGCATTTGTTATCTTCATATCCTCAAGCTGCCAGGCTTAATCAATGAATGTTAATGATAAAGCGTAATTATTAACGTTGGTTTCTGCCTAGCAATGAGTTTATCAACGTTATTGCGTGTTTATTACGTGGGGATAATATTTTCGAGCGGGTTTATTCATAAACCGAGGGAACGGCGCGTCCTAAAATTATATTTCAACGGTCAGGGAGGATTAATAGCATGTTGCTTATTTTCGATACGAGGGGTGTTGATAAATTAACGCCTTTTCATTATTTTCATCCCGCGCTAGGCCGGGCAAATAATAGCAGACTTGGCCATTCTATCATCGCCAGGGAAATAGTGCTTAAGCGTCGACGCGATTTCCGCGGGGGTAAAGCCATCCTGGCGTGGTTAATGTCGCCAGAAGCCGGCTTCCGCTGCGTTATTTTTGTACCCAGCGCGAGTGGACTGTGGCTACCGATCTCCGTCGCCACGGCCGCGAAAGAGCGTCGACGCATGACGTCAGCCGGGAAGCCGCCGGCGTTATTACCTGTATTTACCGCGACGCAGGTGCTTGCGCAGCCCCATAGGTTACCGGCCCTCGGTCCGCAGGCTGCGCGAGCCATCCCCTCAATAGCAGAGCAAGGCGCAGTATCGGGGGGGAATGACTCCCCTGCAAGGCAACCTCCGGGCGCGGGTAAAGAGACGCAACCCCTGGCGCGGCGCCGGCGCGCCACCGATGTCGACATGGCGCCCGCGTGTGCGCTTCGTCCTGAACATCAGGATTACTGGCGGCAGCTTAGCATCAGAAAACGTCAATTTGCGGCGTTCAAAACGCAGCACGCTGACGTGCTGGCGTCGTCAAAAGCCAACGTAGCCTTACCGGCAGACGTTGAAGAACAGCGGCGAGCACCCACGCCGCTGCAAAAACAGCGCGCGATGCTGGCCGAGAGGGAACCTTGGTTGCATGTGCATGGCCTGTCCCTGGAGGGTAAAGACCCTCCTGATGCTCGGCATCAAGAGTACCTGCATGAGCTGCTAAATAAAAAATTGGAGCAATATTTTCCCCGGGAAGCGTTCATCGACAAGCTTGACCTCGTCGTCGCGCTTAGCGTGACGTTCCTGGTTGAGACGGCACCGGGCAAGTTTTTTACAATTCAAGATCGCCAGGATTTTACCCTGCGGGACGTCATGACCGGCGATGCGCTGTGCGTTATGAGGCAACAGATGGTCGCCTCTAATCGAACTCCGCGTATCCAGACACTGCTTTTGACCGATAATCGCGGCGTGATGAAACCGGAATTTCTTGCGCGCATGGCCCAGTTAGCCAAAGAGGCTTTTTTCAATCTGCACCAAACATTGCAAACGCAGTTACATGAAGTGACCAACGATAGTGAAATTGAAAATGCCTATTTTACGATAGCGAAAAATCGGTTGGCCTGTGCATTGCTGCCGCTACTGGAGGAAAAAGAGCAAAACGCGGTGGCAACGATAGCGCGAAGATGGATGGACAACGAGATAACGGAGCAACTGATAACGCTACATCAGGGAGGAGAGCGCCTCTGCGTGCCAGGCATGGTTGCGCTGATTGAACCCGTTGGCGGCATGCTAATTTCGCTCTCCAACGGCAGAATCTATCTATGGACCCCTGATGACACCTCGGTGGCGCTGTGTTCATTTATTCATGGTCATCTGTCGCCGCGTCAGAAGCTAAAAGTGGCCGGCATGCCGCTCGCCGCGACGGTGGATCTGCAAACGTGTCAGGTTCTGCCACCGCTCTCCTTTAGCGAAAGCCACGATATTTGGCGGGCGCTAAAACAGCTCGACCACCATAAAATGAGCGAGTATCTGCACGATTATGCGCAAATGCAGCGCCAGGGACATTATCAGCAACCGCCCCCGACACCGGCTGATCCGCACCATACCGCCCAGCAGGTTCTGATGTATGCTGGTCTGGCGCTGTCGCTACTGGCGTTATTTTTCAGCGGCGGCTCCGCCGCCGTCTGCGCCTCGTTTATGCTGGCGAATATTGGCGTGGGCGCCATCAGCTGCGGCTTGTATGTACATACCGCGCTTACGGCCGATGACGTAGCGCTGAAAAAACGCGCCTGGACGAACGCGCTAATGGGGCTGATTTTTACCGCACTGGGCG
This region includes:
- a CDS encoding copper resistance protein NlpE N-terminal domain-containing protein; its protein translation is MKRLILLLVITLSGSVLPGCHIAPPADRAFTPMQQYYQGTLPGENREAIETSLFLAENGTFVMRQHFTTGTRLGRMQSSVGQWARTADKLTLVENATGKKRFFRPSGNSLEMLDDHGVMIPSAGCRFLLLPPRDRVMT
- the tilS gene encoding tRNA lysidine(34) synthetase TilS, which produces MKPDAVGQVQALRRRVAARVAPYRALLLAFSGGLDSTVLLDALTALRDGDDALDGADAPALRAVHVHHGLSRHADRWAAHCAHECRRRDVAFSTAHVVLDGTPEGLEAAARSARYQALAATLGDDEVLLTAQHQDDQAETLLLALKRGSGPAGLAAMAADAPFRGRRLVRPLLECGRAELEAYARARGLRWIEDDSNSDLRFDRNFLRLRILPPLRQRWPQFAAAAARSAQLCAEQERLLDELLAETLEALTLPDGSLRLTALTAMSDIRRAAVLRRWLASRGVRMPSRQQLARLWQEVALSRRDAVAQMQLDDRQVRRFRDRLYVLPQLPALSDAVAIVPWPPQSERLRLPAGLGILHRRPVGFNGVAQSIANASPMPDNGPGRRLDVDAAIGAAGGGVVNTDGAASAALPEAVVRAPRPDERVSVRFGPVRGLLYITGRRRGRTLKKIWQELAIPPWRRGSTPLLFYNEQLIAALGVFVTWEGATRESEAQWHLFWRADSTDAKAVAPEDGGQDGVGANEDSESD
- a CDS encoding YaeQ family protein, giving the protein MALKATIHKATVNIADMDRHYYSEANLVLAQHPSETPQRLMLRLLAWLCHADDRLEFTRGLSAEDEPALWLRNDHGEAQWWIELGLPDEKRLRKACHQARQVVLYAYNARAARVWWQQNQPLLSTHGNLSVRFIDDGQLNALANLAQRNMVLQATLQEGLIWLSNADSQLEIAFEQWQ
- a CDS encoding VOC family protein, which translates into the protein MISLQRMHHIAIIASDYARSKHFYCQVLGFTLIGEHYRAERDSWKGDLALQGEYLIELFSFPGAPGRLSRPEAQGLRHLAFSVADIDGAIASLEADGVACEPVRVDALTGKKFTFFTDPDRLPLELYEA
- the rof gene encoding Rho-binding antiterminator, whose translation is MTMNEEYQPINCDDYDNLELACTRHWVLNLTLRNGETVTGAAREMLSRKRVEYLVIEQAGVSQDIRLDHIASFTHPELGTVVVSAE